The sequence below is a genomic window from Streptomyces sudanensis.
GGGCAAGGGGACTCGACACGATGCAGCAGGCACCTGTGCTGACGAGCGCGGCAGATCCCGCGTCAGCGGCCTGGCAGGCCAACGAGGCGGCGCACCGGGAGCTGTCCGACGACCTCCGGGCGCGGCTGGCCGCCGCCCGGCTCGGCGGCGGCGAGAAGGCGCGCGCCCGGCACACCGCGCGCGGCAAGCTGCTGCCGCGCGACCGCGTCGACACGCTTCTGGACCCGGGTTCGCCCTTCCTGGAGCTGGCACCGCTCGCGGCGAACGGCATGTACGACGACCAGGCGCCCGCCGCCGGCGTGATCGCCGGCATCGGACGGGTCAGCGGCCGCGAGGTGGTCGTCGTCGCCAACGACGCCACGGTCAAGGGCGGCACCTACTACCCGATGACCGTCAAGAAGCACCTGCGCGCGCAGGAGGTGGCCCTGGAGAACCGGCTGCCCTGCGTGTACCTGGTGGACTCGGGCGGCGCGTTCCTGCCGATGCAGGACGAGGTGTTCCCCGACCGGGACCACTTCGGCCGGATCTTCTACAACCAGGCCCGCATGTCGGGCGCGGGCATCCCGCAGATCGCGGCCGTCCTCGGCTCGTGCACGGCCGGCGGCGCGTACGTCCCGGCGATGAGCGACGAGGCCGTCATCGTCCGGAACCAGGGCACCATCTTCCTGGGCGGCCCGCCGCTGGTGAAGGCCGCCACCGGCGAGGTCGTCACCGCCGAGGAGCTGGGCGGCGGCGAGGTCCACTCCCGCACCTCCGGGGTGACCGACCACCTGGCGGAGGACGACGCGCACGCCCTGCGGATCGTGCGGAACATCGTGGCGACCCTGCCCGCGCGGCGCGAGCTGCCGTGGACGGTCGAGCCGGTCGAGGAGCCGAAGGTCGACCCGGCGGGGCTGTACGGGGCGGTGCCGGTCGACTCGCGCACCCCGTACGACGTGCGCGAGGTCATCGCGCGGATCACGGACGGCTCGCGGTTCGCCGAGTTCAAGTCCGAGTACGGGCAGACGCTGGTGACGGGCTTCGCCCGGATCCACGGGCACCCGGTGGGGATCGTCGCCAACAACGGCATCCTGTTCGCCGAGTCCGCCCAGAAGGGCGCCCACTTCATCGAGCTGTGCGACCAGCGCGGCATCCCGCTGCTGTTCCTGCAGAACATCTCGGGCTTCATGGTGGGCCGGGACTACGAGGCCGGCGGCATCGCCAAGCACGGCGCGAAGATGGTCACGGCCGTGGCCTGCACGCGGGTGCCGAAGCTGACGGTCGTCGTGGGCGGCTCGTACGGCGCGGGCAACTACTCGATGTGCGGCCGGGCCTACAGCCCCCGCTTCCTGTGGATGTGGCCCAACGCCAAGATCTCCGTCATGGGCGGCGAGCAGGCCGCGTCCGTCCTGGCCACCGTCAAGCGCGACCAGATGGAGGCGCGCGGCGAGGACTGGCCGGCGGAGGCCGAGGAGGACTTCAAGGCCCCGATCCGCGCCCAGTACGAGCGGCAGGGCAGCGCGTACTACGCGTCGGCCCGGCTGTGGGACGACGGGGTCATCGACCCGCTCGACACCCGCCAGGTGGTGGGACTGGCCCTGACCGCCTGCGCCAACGCCCCCCTCCCCCAGCGGGAGCCCGGGGCGCCCGGCTTCGGCGTCTTCCGGATGTGAGGGACCTGACGACCATGACGATGTTCGACACCGTACTCGTCGCCAACCGCGGCGAGATCGCCGTCCGCGTCATCCGGACGCTCCGCTCCCTCGGGGTGCGCTCGGTCGCCGTGTTCAGCGACGCCGACGCCGGCGCCCGGCACGTGCGGGAGGCCGACACGGCCGTGCGGATCGGCCCGCCGCCGGCCGGCGAGAGCTACCTGCGCGTCGACCGGCTGCTGGAGGCCGCCGCCCGCACGGGCGCCCAGGCCGTCCACCCGGGCTACGGCTTCCTCGCGGAGAACGCCGAGTTCGCGCGGGCCTGCGCGGAGGCGGGGCTGGTCTTCATCGGGCCGCCCGCCGACGCGATCGCCCTGATGGGTGACAAGATCCGGGCGAAGGAGACCGTGCGGGCGGCGGGCGTGCCCGTCGTGCCGGGCTCCTCCGGCAGCGGCCTGACCGACGCCCAGCTCGCGGAAGCCGCCCGGGAGATCGGCATGCCGGTGCTGCTGAAGCCCTCGGCGGGCGG
It includes:
- a CDS encoding carboxyl transferase domain-containing protein; this encodes MQQAPVLTSAADPASAAWQANEAAHRELSDDLRARLAAARLGGGEKARARHTARGKLLPRDRVDTLLDPGSPFLELAPLAANGMYDDQAPAAGVIAGIGRVSGREVVVVANDATVKGGTYYPMTVKKHLRAQEVALENRLPCVYLVDSGGAFLPMQDEVFPDRDHFGRIFYNQARMSGAGIPQIAAVLGSCTAGGAYVPAMSDEAVIVRNQGTIFLGGPPLVKAATGEVVTAEELGGGEVHSRTSGVTDHLAEDDAHALRIVRNIVATLPARRELPWTVEPVEEPKVDPAGLYGAVPVDSRTPYDVREVIARITDGSRFAEFKSEYGQTLVTGFARIHGHPVGIVANNGILFAESAQKGAHFIELCDQRGIPLLFLQNISGFMVGRDYEAGGIAKHGAKMVTAVACTRVPKLTVVVGGSYGAGNYSMCGRAYSPRFLWMWPNAKISVMGGEQAASVLATVKRDQMEARGEDWPAEAEEDFKAPIRAQYERQGSAYYASARLWDDGVIDPLDTRQVVGLALTACANAPLPQREPGAPGFGVFRM